The following proteins come from a genomic window of Paramicrobacterium humi:
- a CDS encoding aldo/keto reductase: MEQRILGRTGRPVSIVGLGTWQLGADWGDVSESDALAVLEASAEAGVTFFDTADVYGDGRSETLIGRFRAQNPDLDVTVATKMGRRVDQLPENYVLGNFRAWTDRSRRNLGVDTLDLVQLHCPPTPVFHSDEVFDALDSLVDDGAIANYGVSVEECSQALAAIARPGTASVQIILNAFRLKPLEEVLPAAQAAGVGVIARVPLASGLLAATYTPQTSFAENDHRSFNRQGEAFDVGETFAGVDFTEGIEAARQLAALAPEGLTPAQAAIAWVTQQAGVTTVIPGARSVQQAQSNAQAGKAGPLPEAYLARVPELYDAHFRAAVHDRW, translated from the coding sequence ATGGAACAACGAATTCTGGGGCGCACCGGCCGGCCCGTGTCCATCGTCGGACTCGGCACCTGGCAGCTCGGCGCCGACTGGGGCGACGTTTCCGAAAGCGATGCGCTCGCCGTTCTCGAGGCGTCCGCCGAGGCGGGCGTCACGTTCTTCGACACCGCCGACGTGTACGGCGATGGCCGAAGCGAGACGCTCATCGGGCGCTTCCGCGCGCAGAACCCCGATCTCGATGTGACCGTCGCCACGAAGATGGGGCGACGGGTCGACCAGCTGCCCGAGAACTACGTGCTCGGCAACTTCCGCGCCTGGACCGATCGTTCCCGCCGCAACCTGGGCGTCGACACTCTCGACCTCGTGCAGCTGCACTGCCCGCCGACTCCCGTGTTCCACAGCGACGAAGTGTTCGATGCTCTCGACTCGCTCGTCGACGACGGCGCCATCGCGAATTACGGCGTGAGCGTGGAGGAATGCTCCCAGGCCCTCGCGGCGATCGCGCGACCGGGCACGGCGAGCGTGCAGATCATCCTCAACGCGTTCCGGCTGAAGCCGCTCGAAGAGGTGCTGCCGGCCGCGCAGGCCGCGGGTGTCGGCGTCATCGCGCGCGTGCCGCTCGCCTCGGGACTGCTCGCCGCGACCTACACGCCACAGACGAGCTTCGCCGAGAACGACCATCGCAGCTTCAATCGCCAGGGCGAGGCCTTCGACGTGGGGGAGACCTTCGCCGGTGTCGACTTCACCGAGGGCATCGAGGCGGCCCGGCAGCTCGCCGCCCTCGCGCCAGAGGGGCTCACGCCCGCGCAAGCGGCGATCGCCTGGGTCACCCAGCAGGCCGGCGTCACGACGGTCATCCCTGGCGCGCGTTCGGTGCAGCAGGCGCAGTCCAACGCGCAAGCGGGCAAGGCCGGGCCTCTTCCCGAGGCGTATCTCGCCCGAGTGCCTGAACTGTACGACGCGCACTTCCGGGCGGCCGTGCACGATCGCTGGTAG
- a CDS encoding GNAT family N-acetyltransferase, with amino-acid sequence MEIRCARPDTADIESVASALAQWQTDDGPFQLHPGDVGWFCRFGAATAAAALRAWRDESRVLAVGLLDGPTLLRLAIAPDARDDEYLARRIAEDIDSPQRGVLPGGAVSVEAPRGTRVRALLGEAGWDADEAWTPLGRDLTVPVEDPGIRTDLVRASTAHLRAAVQRAAFAGSTFTEDAWRAMADSPLYEDARCLVAFEATGAAVAIVTVWSAGPGRPGLIEPLGVHRDYRRRGYGTAIALAASAALREMGASRATVCTPSSNAAAIAAYVSAGLTSLPETHDLHRAR; translated from the coding sequence ATGGAGATCAGGTGCGCTCGGCCAGACACCGCCGATATCGAGAGCGTAGCGAGTGCCCTCGCACAGTGGCAGACCGACGACGGTCCGTTCCAGCTGCACCCGGGCGACGTGGGCTGGTTCTGCCGCTTCGGCGCGGCGACCGCGGCCGCTGCCCTGCGCGCGTGGCGCGATGAGAGCCGCGTGCTCGCCGTCGGGCTTCTCGACGGCCCGACCCTCCTGCGGCTCGCGATCGCGCCCGACGCGCGCGACGACGAGTACCTCGCGCGGCGCATAGCCGAGGACATCGACTCTCCACAACGCGGCGTGCTTCCCGGCGGCGCGGTGAGCGTGGAGGCGCCGCGCGGAACGCGCGTGCGCGCCCTGCTCGGCGAGGCCGGCTGGGACGCCGACGAAGCGTGGACGCCGCTCGGCCGGGACCTCACGGTGCCCGTCGAGGACCCGGGCATTCGAACCGACCTCGTCCGTGCGTCGACGGCTCACCTCCGTGCGGCCGTGCAGCGGGCCGCATTCGCCGGGTCGACGTTCACCGAGGACGCGTGGCGGGCGATGGCCGACAGCCCGCTGTATGAAGACGCTCGGTGCCTCGTGGCGTTCGAAGCGACGGGGGCTGCCGTGGCTATCGTCACGGTATGGTCGGCCGGTCCCGGGCGACCCGGTCTCATCGAGCCGCTCGGCGTACACCGCGACTACCGCAGACGCGGCTACGGAACGGCGATAGCGCTCGCCGCCAGCGCCGCACTGCGGGAGATGGGCGCGTCACGAGCGACGGTGTGCACTCCGAGCTCGAACGCCGCCGCCATTGCCGCCTACGTGTCTGCCGGTCTCACATCGCTGCCCGAGACCCACGACCTGCACCGAGCCCGTTGA
- a CDS encoding prepilin peptidase, whose translation MADTSVRSRNAAGLAPTIAFGAALVIVAVAAVGWNPQLLGLTAIALVTWPLAVTDIAEHRLPNRLVLPCYPAALAGVLLETVLTGRSPLPALVGMVACVTGFIVLHVLGGMGMGDVKLAGVLGLCLGGLGPSALPAGLLAAFVLGGAAGAWAMATQHRASTHRIPFGPFLLAGLWLGVVAAGWERAL comes from the coding sequence ATGGCCGACACCTCCGTCCGCTCTCGCAATGCCGCCGGCCTCGCGCCGACTATCGCCTTCGGTGCAGCGCTCGTCATCGTCGCGGTCGCCGCCGTCGGCTGGAATCCGCAGCTCCTCGGGCTCACCGCCATCGCACTCGTGACCTGGCCGCTCGCCGTCACCGATATCGCCGAGCACCGGCTGCCCAACCGGCTCGTCCTGCCCTGCTATCCCGCCGCGCTCGCGGGCGTGCTGCTGGAGACGGTGCTCACGGGCCGCTCACCGCTTCCCGCTCTCGTCGGCATGGTCGCGTGCGTCACCGGCTTCATCGTGCTTCACGTGCTCGGCGGGATGGGAATGGGAGACGTCAAGCTCGCGGGCGTCCTCGGCCTCTGTCTCGGCGGGCTCGGCCCCAGCGCCCTGCCCGCCGGTCTGCTTGCGGCTTTCGTGCTCGGCGGCGCGGCGGGGGCGTGGGCGATGGCGACACAGCATCGGGCATCGACGCACCGCATCCCGTTCGGCCCGTTCCTGCTCGCCGGGCTCTGGCTCGGAGTCGTGGCCGCCGGCTGGGAGCGGGCGTTGTGA